The genomic region AATAATGACTGGAGGAGGGATCGCGGGTCTTGACGAGATGTACCAGAGTTACATACCGGGCAGGGATTCCAGTTTTCTGGATCTTGTGGCTGATTTTACAGGCGTTGTCGCCGGTTCGATCTTCGCGACGGCAAAGCATGTTTGGACGATAAAAAGGGGCAGACGGGATGAAATTTAAGAGGCCAAGAGGGACGCAGGATATATTTGGGGAGAGGATGGACAGGTGGAGGATGATGGAGGAGAAACTGGCGGCAACAGCCAGGAGTTACGGATACAGTGAGATAAGGACTCCGGTATTCGAGATCTCCGATCTTTTCATCAGGGCTGTCGGCGAAGGAAGCGATATCGTCTCGAAAGAGATGTACACGTTCAACGATAAAAAAGACAGAAGCCTCACGCTCAGGCCCGAGAACACTGCTCCGGTGATGCGTGCTTTTCTTGAGAACGGACTTCACAGGAAAGGCGGTATCACGAGATTCTTCTATATCGGACCGATGTTCCGCTACGACAGGCCACAGGCGGGAAGATTCAGGCAGTTTCACCAGTTTGGAATAGAAGCCCTTGGTTCTTCAGATCCTTGCATAGATGCCGAGATCATCGATATGAGCCTGAGGATATACGAAATATTCGGTTTCCGGTCTCTTGAAGTAAGGCTCAACAGCGTCGGATGTCCGTCATGCAGGCCTTCATTTATCGAGATGCTCCGATCAGAGCTGAAAGATCACAGGGACGATCTCTGTGACAACTGTTCCGAGAGAGCGATAATCAATCCCCTTCGTATCTTCGACTGTAAGGATTGCCATAAAGTAAAAAAAGCGCTTCCGGTAATAACCGAGAACCTCTGTGAAGAGTGCGCGTCCCATTTCAACCGGTTGCAGAAGATCCTGACCGGGATGAAGATCGCTTTTATCGTAGATCCTCTTCTTGTCCGGGGTCTCGATTATTACACGAAGACAGCTTTTGAGATTCTTCAGCCGGGAGACGGGGCGCAGAACGCGCTCTGCGGGGGCGGCCGGTATGATGGCCTTGCCGAAGACTGCGGCGGCCCGTTTATCCCCGCAATCGGATTCTCGGCTGGTATGGAGAGGCTGCTGGACAATATTCCCGAAGATGCCGGATCTGTCGATGCCGCGACAGCGATCGACCTGTTCCTTGTCGTTCCCGATGAAGCTGGAAAGGTGATGGCGATGAAGGTTGCTTCGGATCTGAGAGATGCCGGGTATTCGGTCGAAGTCGAATTGTCTGGAAGATCGATGAAAAAACAGTTAAAAGCCGCATCGGAATCGGGAGCAGGTTTTACGCTGATAACGGGGACGCAGGAGATGGAAAAAGAAAGTGTCACGGTAAAGGAAATGGTGACGGGAGAACAGGATCTTGTCCCTTTATCACAGATATCGCAATATTTAGAAAGAGGAAGGAAAAAGAATCTTGATTGAAAGGAAGATATACCATTATAGCGAGCGATGGGGACGTACGTGCGGGTGCGGAGAACTTTCACGCGATGATGTGGGAAGATCGGTTGCTCTTGCCGGGTGGGTGAAGAAGGTCAGGGAATTCGGAGATCTTACCTTTGTCGATCTGTGGGACCGGAGCGGAATTGTGCAACTGACGGTCGAAGTATGTAACCCCCCGGTACATGACCTTTTCAGATCTCTGAGAGCTGAGGATGTGATCGCGGTGAAGGGAAAAGTAGCCAAGAGGCCGGCCGACATGATCAATGAGAATATGCCGACCGGTGAAGTCGAGGTCGAGGTGGATGGCGCCGAATTGTTTAATCGAAGCAAGGTCCCTCCCTTCAACGTGACAGACAGGGGAAAGGCGAACGAAGACCTCAGGCTGAGATACAGGTATCTCGATCTGAGGCGCGATTCAATGCAGGCGAATCTCAGGCTGAGGCATGACCTCTCTCTGAACGTCCGAAACTTTCTTTCCGAGAACAGATTCCTTGAGATAGAGACGCCGATGCTCGTAAGGCGCACTCCCGAAGGAGCAAGAGACTACCTCGTCCCAAGCAGGTTGAGGCCTGGTAAATTCTACGCTTTGCCCCAGTCTCCGCAGTTGTACAAGCAGATACTGATGGTTTCAGGGTGCGACCGGTATTTCCAGCTCGCGAGGTGTCTCAGGGACGAGGATCTGAGAGCTGACAGGCAGCCGGAACATACACAGATCGACATAGAGATGAGTTTCATCAACGAAGAGGATGTTTTTGATATAGCCGAACGATTGATGCAGAGAGTATTTGAAAGGGTCCTGGGCGTAGACCTGAAGATCCCCTTTGCGAGGATCGACTATGACGAAGCGATGCTAAGGTTCGGGAGCGACAAACCCGATCTGAGGTTCGGTCTCGAGATCCATGATTGCACTGATATCTTCCGCTCGAGTTCATTCAAGGCTTTTTCATCGACGATAGAGGATGGAGGGGTCGCCAGGGGGATCTCTTTCGAGAAAGGGTCTTCATTTACCAACAGCCAGATCAAGAAGCTTGAAAAGACTGTCAAGAGCCATGGCGCGGGCGGACTCGCGTGGCTCAGGGTAGATAAGGATGGAATCACCTCACCGATCGGGAAATTCCTTTCCAATGAGGAAAAGGAAGGGATTACAGATCTTTTCGGGCTTACCGGGGGAGACTCGTCACTTATTCTTCTCGTCGCCGGAGAGAAGGGGGTCGTCGAGAAATCGCTGGGGCAATTAAGAGTCGAACTCGGATCGGCTTTCCTCACGGGCGAGACGAGGGAATTCAACTTTATCTGGGTGAAAAGATTTCCATTGTTCGTGCGCTCGGAGGAGGGTGCCTGGGAACCTGCCCATCATATATTCTCGATGCCTCTTGAGAATGATATCGATCGAATTGAAGATGACCCTGGAAGTATAAGGGGCCATCTCTACGATCTGGTATGTAATGGGACAGAACTCGGGTCGGGTTCGATCCGTGTTCATGACAGGTCACTGCAGGAGAGGCTGTTCAAGGTGATAGGGATCGAAGATGAAGAGGCGCAGCGGAAATTCGGATTTCTTCTTGAAGCGTTCGAATACGGTGCCCCTCCTCATGGCGGAATAGCGATAGGGGTCGACCGGCTCGCGATGATAATGAGCGGGGAGAGTTCCATAAGGGATTTTATAGCCTTTCCAAAGACGCAGAGCGCGACCTCCCTGATGGAAGGGGCCCCTTCGGAAGTCGAGGAGAAGTTGCTGCGGGAGTTGCATATAGAAGTAATCAAAGGGAACGATGAGGAGTGATCGGGTATTTTCAGGCATGTCTTTTGCAATGGAATACTTTTGAGGCTTTTTACTTGACATAATAGCACCCCGATATTAAAGTAACGTTAGGTCAAAAGAATGTAATTGCCGGGAGGAATATAAGTTATGAAATTGACTGGGAAGGTATCCATAATATTGCTTCTGCTGGTTTTGGCTGCGGGGACGAATTTCAGCTGCAAACCGGCTCCCCCATGTGGAACAAGTCTTGTCACCCTGGATGAGACGAGGCTCGACGCCCAGACCTTTGAGAAAGAAGAAGCTGAGACGGGTAAAAGCGTCGATGAACTGCAGGGAAAATTGACAGCGAAAGAGCAGGAGATAACAAAGATCAAGGACGATCCTGCCAGGCTTCAGAAAAAACTTCATGAACTTAAAAAAGGCAGCGGCCGGGATGATTAAGAGAAGATTTTCCAAGGAGAGACTGAATGTTTGGTAAAAAAACTATGGTAATATGGGTTTTTGTCCCGGTCATCCTGATTTCTGCCGCTGGCTGCAGCCGGTATTCGCCTAGCCCGATAGATATCTCAGCTGGCGAATATTATGAGGATGAAGAGTATCAGAAGCTGTCAAAGAAGGACAGGAAAGAGTACTGCCTGAAGCTGGCCGGGGAACTCGAATCACTTCAGACAAGATCATCAGATGCCCAGGCCCAGTTGAAACAGAACAGGGATGATATTACAAGGCTTACGCAGGAACTGCGTACCGCCGAGCGTGAGTATGTCAACCTGACGACTCAGATCACTGAGTTGAACGGACAGATATCCGCTCTTGAAGCGTTACCGAAAGAATGGAAGCTTGTCTATGGGGAATGTCTCTGGACTCTGGCCGGGTACGAGCAGATATACGGGGATCCGTTGAAATGGACGAGAATCTGGAGAGCAAACTTCGATATGATCGAGGATCCTGACTGGGTCCTCGCCGGTTGGACCCTGACTATTCCCCGGCACTGGCCGAGAAAGTACAAGGTCGCTCAGGACGACTGGCTTGCCAGGATAGCAGGATACTGGGAAATATATGGCAATTACCGCAAGTGGCCTGTGCTTTTTGAAGCTAACAGGAACCAGATCAACGATCCAGATCTGATCTTTCCGGGTCAGGAGATCGTTGTACCGCGGGATGCATATCCGTCGGAATGAAACAGACGGTAGAACAACGACTTATATCGTAAACTCTTGGTCCGCCAAATGTGGGCCAGGAGTTTTCTATTAAAGGGGACCAGGTTTGAAACATAAGACAAGAAAGCGGATCCTGTCGTTCGCGGGAGTGGATCCTGTCCGGTTGCTCGGAGTTAAAGACAGGAACCTGAAGATAATTGAGAATAATTTCGATAAAAAGATCACTGTCCGTGGAGAAGAGATACTTCTGAGCGGTTCAGCGGAAGAAGTGGAGGAGATCTCGGCCATACTGGAGACGCTTATCAGGATCGCCGGAGAAGGAAGGGAAGTATCGGAGGGAGATGTCCTGTCCGTCATCCGCGGGGGAGAACGGGAATCGGAAAAGATCGGAACCCTTGAGGATACGGTGATATACTATTCTCCACTGAGGCGAAGCAGCATCACGCCGAGAAGCGTCAGGCAAAAAGAGTACGTTGACGCGGTCAGGGATCACGATGTAGTCTTTGCCATAGGGCCAGCAGGGACGGGCAAGACGTATCTTGCCATAGCAATGGCGCTCGACGCTCTGAAAAGGGGAGAGGTCGAGAAGATCTACGTATCCAGGCCCGTCGTGGAGGCGGGGGAGAATCTCGGTTTTCTTCCGGGCGACCTGCAGGAGAAGATCGATCCATATATCAGGCCGATATTCGATGCTCTTGCTTATATGATAGGCAAGGAAAAGGTTCAGAAAATGATCGATTCAGGAGTGCTTGAGATCGCTCCACTCGCTTATATGAGAGGCAGGACTCTGAATAACGCATTCGCTGTTCTTGATGAAGCGCAGAACAGCACGATCATGCAGATGAAGATGTTTCTGACCAGACTCGGCATCGATTCAAAAACAGTGATTACGGGAGATATAACCCAGATCGACCTCGCTGACAGAGGAAGGTCGGGTCTTGTGGCGGTGAGAGAGATACTTGAAGGTGTCGAAGGGATAAAATTCGTCACTTTTGGAGAAGAGGATGTAGTCAGGCACCGGCTCGTCCGGAGAATAATCAGGGCTTTCGCCCGGATGGATCCGGACAGGAATAGCGGCCCGGCAAAGGCTGGCAGCTGCGATGACGTATCTTCCGCGATGGAGGAGACCGATGAGTGAACAAAAAGGCGGGGAGGGAGAGAAAGGAAAGATATCAGGTATTCTTGAACGCCTGAAGGCGGTCTTTCCTGATAATATTCATCTCGACGGCAGAAGACTGTCGATTGCCTATCTGCTCGTTTTTTTAGTCATTTCGATATTTCTTTTTCCACCGACAAGAAAAAACAAGGAAATACAATACTACGAAGGAGATATAGCCAACACCGATGTGATAGCTCCCTTCACTTTTGCTGTTCCGGTAAGCGAGCAGGAAAAGGAGATCAACAGGGCTAAAGCGGCAGTCGGAGTCCCACCGGTCTACAGAAGGAATGACGGGGGGCTTCAGAACCTTCCGGGAGACCTCAAGGGTTTTATGGCGAGGATCGCCAGGATTACGTCGATCGACACGCTGTCGGATGAAGAAAAGATCTCACATATCAGGGAGGCTGCCCCCGTTCTTAGAAGAGATGATGTCAGCATCCTTCTTTCCAGAGAAAAAAGAGACAGGATCCTTCAGGAGGGATTGAGACTTCAGCAATCGTTTTTTGACGGTGGGATAATAAATGACGATACGCCTCTCAGGCGGCGGGATTATCCGCATATAACGGTGATAGCGGACGATGAGGAGAAACTTGTGCCATCCTCACCGCTGGTCAGGCAGAGCGACCTGGAATCGGTGATTCTGAACGACGCGGCGAAAATATTCAGAAATGACGAAAAGACAGTAAAGATATTCTACAATATCCTCAGATCGCACCTTATGCCTAACCTGATATTCGACCTGGATGAGACGAGGCTGCGGCGTAATAATGAAATGGATAAGGTTCCCGAGGCTTTCACCGTATCTGAAAACCAGAGGATAATCGCCAAACATGACAAGGTCACGGGAAAACAGGTCGAGATCCTCAAGGTCCTCGAGGCGAACAGAGCACGCCTTGAGCTTGAGACATCCTTCTGGAAAAGGGTCGGAGTATATGCCGGTAAAATAATGAAGATCCTTATCCTGACGATCATCCTGTGGGTCGCGCTTATGAAGTTCGACCGGAAGGTCGTGACCGAACCGGCCAGGCTGACTCTTGCCTTTATAACGCTTCTTTTCTTTCTTCTCCTTATGGCGCTCGTTACGAGGCTTTCATTTCTCGATCCGATCCTTATTCCGGTAGCTTTCGTTCCGCTTGTCATAACAGCTTTCTTTGGTCTTCTTACCGCCATGATATTCAGTCTTTTTACTTCATTCATGCTTATTACGCATTCCGGGTTTCCATCCAGCCTGGTCTTTATATCTCTTCTGGCCGGAGGAGCCTCGATCATAAGCATCTCCCAACTGAGGGAGAGGAAAAATTTCTATTCCATCTTTCTCTACGTCTCGATGGCGTATATCGCGGGAGTGACAAGTTTCGCCCTTACCAACAGCACGGGGATAAGAGAATTCCTCCTTGGGGCGCTCTGGGGGATAACAAACGGGTTTGTCTGCACAATACTGGTTATGTTTCTTCTGCCGATCTTCGAATCGCTTTTCAACGTCACGACGAATTTTTCCCTGATGGAACTGAGCGATCTGAACCGGCCTCTGCTGAAAAAACTTATCCTTGAGACGCCAGGCACATATCATCATTCCCTGCTTGTCGGGAATATGGTCGAAGCTGTCGCCGAGGAAGTAGGAGCAAATGGACTGCTCGCCAGGGTATCGGCTTATTATCATGACATAGGCAAACTGGCGAAACCGGAATATTTTTTCGAAAACAAGGGGGACAATCTAAACAAACACGAGAAACTTTCGCCGACGATGAGCGCGCTGATCCTCGCCTCCCACGTCAAGGAGGGAGTCGAACTGGCAAAAAAGGAGAAACTTCCCGGTGTCGTGATCGACGCGATAAAGGAACATCATGGGACGACCGTAATGGCCTTCTTCTACAACAAGGCCCTTGAATTCGATTCTCACGACAGTGTCAATATAGATGATTTCAGATATCCGGGGCCAAAACCCAGGTCAAAAGAGACAGCATTGATAATGCTGGCTGATTCAAGCGAAGCAGCGGCAAGATCGTTGAAGGAACCGACAGCCACGAGGATCAGGGCAATCATAAGCAGGATATTCGAGACGAGGATGAATGACGGGGAACTCGACCACAGTGGCCTGACGCTGAACGATATCTCCGTAATCAAGGAGAGATATATCGAGTTCCTGATAAGATTTTTCCATCCGAGGATATCGTATCCGAATCAGGAGGACGACCAGAAAGAGCCGGACAATGAAAACAGTAATAAGCAGTCATCCGAGAGCCAAGGGAAAAAACAGGTTTGAAAAAGCAGCCGGAGAGATAAAGGCGGTGTCTTCCCTGTTCAGACCGGTGGGAAAGTGCGTCGGGATCAATCTGATCGGCGAGAAAAGAATGGCCCGTTTCAACAGAGACTACAAGGGTCGAAAGGGAGCTGCCGAGATATTGACCTTTGTCTATCCGCCCGATGACAGCCTTATCTCATCTGAAGAAGAGGTCTCCGCGGAGATATTTCTATGCTGGAAGAGGCTGGAAAGAGGAGCGAGAGCTAGGAAGGTCCCGCAGAAAGCATATCTGTTGAGGCTGGTCGTGCACGGATTGTGTCATATTGCCGGGTATACTCATGACTCGCGGGAGGATGGGCTCAGGATGGAAAAGGAAGAGATGAAATATCTCGGCAAAGTCCTTCCTTCTGAAGTCGTCGCAAGGCTTTTCGATTGACAGGCACAGGGAGTAACGATGCGTTTTGAGATATTGCCATTGATGATCGTCCTGCTTTATATGGTGGCGCAGTTTCTTGTCGCGGGAGGAATATCGTCATTCATCATCATCTCGCGCATGCACGTCGACAAGCTTTTCCCGAAACATGAAAAATGGACGGCGTGCCCGCGCCGGATGCATGACGACAGGTTGCATCTTATACTGGTTCTCGCCGGGTTCGAAGCGGTACTGATCGTTTTTTCCGCGATCTCCCTTCCGGGATCGGTGGCAGGAATAATAAGGCCGTCGGGGGCTGCTTCTTCAGCGCCTGGAATCATCCAGTATATTGTCTCCGGGATCTTGATCTTCATCTCACTCATAGCCGGAACGGGAATGGCTTCAAAGAATCCGGAAAGGATAGCTTATATAGTCTCATATCCTGTTTTCCCGTTCATAATGATCCTCAAACCGATCACCGTGGCCTTTTTAAAAGGTATCGGTTCGTTCTTTCCGGGGATTCCCCGGGAAATGGCGTCATTGCTCTTTCTGATCCCCGATTCGCAGGAAAGCGGAGAGGGATTCATCGAAAAAAACGGCAGTATGCTGATGCACAGTATCGTTGAATTCGGAGAAAAAAAGACTAGAGAGGTGATGGTCCCGAGGATCGATGTCTTTTCCGTAGATTATCATCTCGGCCTCGACGAGATAAGGGAGAAGGTCACCGAGGCGGGGCATTCGCGTGTTCCCGTCTATGAGAACAGCATAGACAGGATAATAGGCATCCTCTGCGTAAAGGACCTCGTCCAGATCTCTGAATCCTCAGACAGTCACAGGTCTTTGAAGGATCTTCTCAGGGAGCCTTATTTTGTACCTGAAGGAAAGAAGATAGACGAACTGCTCCGGGAATTTCAGAAAGAAAAAAAGCATCTTGCCATAGTAGTCGATGAGTATGGCGGCACTGCAGGCATTGTGACTCTTGAAGATATTCTTGAGGAGATCGTGGGTGAGATCAGGGATGAACACGACCATGAGGAGCCCCTTATCCATCAGACCGGGGAAGGGGAGTTTGTGGTCGGAGGGCGTATAAACCTCGATGATCTGGAGGAAAGGCTCGGGATATCGCTTCCGTCAGATGAAGTCGATACGCTGGGCGGATTCCTGTTCGACCTGATAGGCAAGGTGCCTGAAGAAGGAGAAAGAATAGAATATGAGGGGATCGGATTCATGATCAAGGTCCTCGACGGGCAGAGAATAATGGAAGTAGGGATCAAGCTGCCGGAAAAATGAACGTCGTTGTGGCTGTCCGGGAAGAGAGGCCTGGTCCTGATGACAGTAGGCCTCGCCACTGGTCCAGTTTTTAGAGTGAGGAAAAACCGATTATGGCATGGCTGAGAAGAAAATTTTTTACCGGGATGATCATTCTCCTACCCACTGTCCTTACGGGGTGGATCCTCTACCGGATATTCGTCTTCGTCGATAATATATTAGGGCCGATCGTCGAGCGATATCCTTTCCTCGATATTCCGGGACTGGGGTTCATAGCGGTGATACTGCTTATTCTCGCCGCTGGAGTATTTGCCGGTAATTTTATCGGCCGCAGTATAATCGAGATGGCCGAGGGCGTACTGACGAGGATACCGCTGGTCAGCAGGATGTACACCGCTCTGAAGCAGATAAGCGAGGTCTTTCTCAGGCATGAAAGGACTGTTTTCAGCAAAGCTGTCCTGATAGAGTATCCCCGCCGAGGAATATTCGCTGTCGGGTTTGTAACCTCGGACTGCGTTGTTGCCGGGCAGGATGGAGTGAAAACAAAATATCTTAATATCTTCATGCCCACGACCCCCAACCCTACTTCCGGTCTTTTCCTGATGGTAAGATCGGACGAGGTCCTTTCAATGGATTGCTCGGTCGAGGAAGCGTTGAAGATGGTGATATCGGGAGGAGCAGTCCTTCCATCAGGCGGGATATCAAAAGGATCGTGCGATCCGCCCGGCGAGAAAATTCCTGACTGATACGCCTCTGCCGCAATAAACCTTGACTTGACAGGCATTTCGTTTCATTCTGAAATTTCTTAATATTGTAACCTGGCAAGGTGTAGCGGACATGACTAAAAAATATGAAGATATAGTCGAGAAGTTGATCGAGCTTTATGAATCGGATGATTCCAGGAAGGTCGAGTCTGTGATCGAAGGGATGAGGGATGCCGATCTTGCTGATATCCTTTCCTCGCTTCCCGAGGACCTGTGGATCTTTGTCTTCAGGGAGATGGATATCGATACGGCAAGCGAAGTCCTTTCCCTTGTCGACGAAGGAGTGGCCAGAGGTATCCTTGCCAGACTCGAAGCCGAAGAGATAGTTCCCCTTGTAGAGATCATGGCGAGCGATGATGCCGCTGATATAATAAACCTGTTGCCGGATGAGAAGGCGCCGACTGTCCTTCGCAGGATCAGCCGTGAGGATTACGAGGATGTCAGCGAGCTTCTGAAATTCGACGAAGAGACTGCCGGCGGTCTCATGGCCAGGGAACTTCTGACCGTGAACGGCGGTATGAAGATCTACGATGTTAAAGCATTGATAAGGAAAAAAGCTGAATATATCGAAAATATTCAGAACATATATGTTGTTGACGCCAATGAAGTACTTCTTGGAAGCATTCCTCTCATCAATCTTCTTGTGGTCGATTCGAATAAACGGGCCGATGAGGTGATGGAAAGTGACATAGTGACGGTAACATCTGATACCGATCAGGAACAGGTGGCTGCGATATTCTCCAAGTACGATCTCTACACACTTCCCGTGGTCGACAGGGGTGGGAGGCTGGAAGGCCGGATCACCGCTGATGACATCATGGATGTGATCGAGGAGGAAGCTAACGAGGATATAACGATGATGGCCGGAACAGGAGAGGAAGAATTCTGGGAAAGGTCATCTTTTAAACTCTCAAGGGCAAGACTTCCCTGGCTTCTGACCGGATTGTTCGGAGGGATAGCTTCCGCTTTTGTGATGAATAATTTCAAGGAGTCTCTCGAATCGGTACTGACACTCTCTTTTTTCATCCCGGTCATCACTGCAATGGCGGGTAACGTAGGGATCCAGTCCTCGGCTATAGTGGTTCGTGAGCTTGCCGTCGGCGGGATCAGTTTTGGCCATACCAGCAGCAAATTGCTGAGAGAACTGAAGGTCTCCCTGATAAACGGGTTTGTTCTTGCCTCGATACTGATGGTAATAATCCTCGCGTGGCAGAGAGATTACAAGCTCGGAATACTTCTCTGGCTCTGCATGTTTTTCATTATTTGCTGGTCGACTGTCATGGGCGCGATGATTCCTCTGCTGCTGAAACGACGGAAGATAGATCCCGCCCTTGCTACCGGCCCTTTTATTACGACCTCTAATGATATCCTCGGCATATTGATATACCTTGGAATTGCCACCCTGTTTCTGGACTGGCTCGGATAGAGGGCAAACCCCGGAGTGGACCGGTTTGAGTGAGATTATCAGGGATCGCCTCGTGATTCTGCGCACTTATGATTTCGGGGAGACAAGCGTAATAGCTGTATCGCTTACCAGAAGGCATGGAAAACTGAGATTTATCGCCCGCGGTGCCAAAAATGGAAAGAACAGATATCATGGCCATCTGAGAACGGGAAATTCCGGAGAAGCGGTATTTTACAATAAACCGGGCAGAGGCCTGCAGATTCTGAAAGAGATCGAGACAAGTTCCGTTTTTGATTCCGGAAGTGGAGACCTGGAAAGGCTCTGCATCTTTCAGGCGGGAATAGAGGTGATCGACAGGTCGACGATAGAAGAAGAGGATGATACCGGTCTCTTCGACCTGTTCGAGAGATTTATCACAAGGCTGG from Candidatus Krumholzibacteriota bacterium harbors:
- the mgtE gene encoding magnesium transporter, producing the protein MTKKYEDIVEKLIELYESDDSRKVESVIEGMRDADLADILSSLPEDLWIFVFREMDIDTASEVLSLVDEGVARGILARLEAEEIVPLVEIMASDDAADIINLLPDEKAPTVLRRISREDYEDVSELLKFDEETAGGLMARELLTVNGGMKIYDVKALIRKKAEYIENIQNIYVVDANEVLLGSIPLINLLVVDSNKRADEVMESDIVTVTSDTDQEQVAAIFSKYDLYTLPVVDRGGRLEGRITADDIMDVIEEEANEDITMMAGTGEEEFWERSSFKLSRARLPWLLTGLFGGIASAFVMNNFKESLESVLTLSFFIPVITAMAGNVGIQSSAIVVRELAVGGISFGHTSSKLLRELKVSLINGFVLASILMVIILAWQRDYKLGILLWLCMFFIICWSTVMGAMIPLLLKRRKIDPALATGPFITTSNDILGILIYLGIATLFLDWLG
- the recO gene encoding DNA repair protein RecO, whose protein sequence is MSEIIRDRLVILRTYDFGETSVIAVSLTRRHGKLRFIARGAKNGKNRYHGHLRTGNSGEAVFYNKPGRGLQILKEIETSSVFDSGSGDLERLCIFQAGIEVIDRSTIEEEDDTGLFDLFERFITRLDRSADPWAVFFAMEVRLLSMMGFYPSIDRCCLCKKSLAGKAANIDPVSGQVSCEKCCKGRLVHLSAGSTGILGKMETAETSLTEEMKIGRAERSEIGRMLHTVFLHHVAGYRLPGALKILKGVDQQ